A region from the Variovorax sp. V93 genome encodes:
- a CDS encoding TetR/AcrR family transcriptional regulator: MPRGRSATYDDQREFILAQAAQLFARRGYPATSMNQVAEACNLSKATLYHYYKDKSSLLISIAETHVSKLAALVAEEEASTHTDEERLRRFIYRIVEEYAGAQDAHRVLTDDVRFLEEEDRERVLNQEREVVAGFARAVSALRPGAPSDDLAKPLTMLLFGMINWMFTWMKPGGRLDHASIAPIVADLFLGGIGAVKSPPAVSRPGASVKESG; the protein is encoded by the coding sequence ATGCCGCGTGGAAGATCCGCCACCTATGACGACCAGCGCGAGTTCATCCTGGCGCAGGCCGCCCAGCTGTTCGCGCGCCGCGGCTATCCCGCCACTTCGATGAACCAGGTGGCCGAGGCCTGCAATCTCTCGAAGGCCACGCTCTACCACTACTACAAGGACAAGAGCAGCCTCTTGATCAGCATTGCCGAGACGCACGTGTCCAAGCTCGCGGCGCTGGTGGCCGAGGAAGAGGCGTCGACGCACACCGACGAGGAGCGCCTGCGCCGCTTCATCTACCGCATCGTCGAGGAATACGCTGGCGCGCAGGACGCGCACCGCGTGCTGACCGACGACGTGCGCTTTCTGGAAGAAGAAGACCGCGAGCGCGTGCTGAACCAGGAGCGCGAGGTGGTGGCGGGCTTTGCACGTGCCGTGTCGGCGTTGAGGCCGGGCGCGCCGAGCGACGACCTCGCCAAGCCGCTGACCATGCTGCTGTTCGGCATGATCAACTGGATGTTCACCTGGATGAAGCCCGGCGGCCGGCTCGACCATGCGTCCATTGCGCCGATCGTGGCCGACCTGTTCCTGGGCGGCATCGGTGCGGTGAAGTCGCCGCCTGCCGTTTCACGGCCCGGCGCTTCCGTCAAAGAATCCGGTTGA
- a CDS encoding DUF58 domain-containing protein: MKSWWRKAPAAANDDRLIAEAGGAERALRRLEWTVIRRLDGLLQGDYRTLMRGTGLDLADLREYQHHDDVRHIDWNVTARLQTPHVRVFTEDREMAAWFVLDLSRSVDFGSGLKAKREISAGFVGVLARLLTRHGNRVGALVYGTDLEAVIPPRSGRRHVLHLLHAMERRAGKAEAAPAQKGMTRLADLLKSAAMLMPRRSTVFVVSDFLSEPGWERPLGQLVQRHEVIAVRLFDPLELELPDLGLVPLRDAETGEQLWVDTHDAGFRKRFARLAAEREATLRAALAKAGVDALELSTSDDLVEAIVRFADLRKRRMRIGPGSMKAVAA, encoded by the coding sequence ATGAAAAGCTGGTGGCGTAAGGCCCCTGCGGCCGCGAACGACGATCGGCTCATCGCCGAGGCCGGTGGGGCCGAACGCGCGCTGCGCCGGCTCGAATGGACCGTGATCCGCCGCCTCGACGGCCTGCTGCAGGGCGACTACCGCACGCTGATGCGCGGCACCGGGCTCGACCTGGCCGACCTGCGCGAATACCAGCACCACGATGACGTGCGCCACATCGACTGGAACGTCACCGCCCGCCTGCAGACGCCGCATGTGCGCGTCTTCACCGAAGACCGCGAGATGGCGGCCTGGTTCGTGCTCGACCTGAGCCGCTCGGTCGATTTCGGCTCGGGCCTCAAGGCCAAGCGCGAAATCTCGGCCGGCTTCGTCGGCGTGCTCGCGCGGCTGCTCACGCGCCACGGCAACCGGGTGGGCGCACTGGTCTACGGCACCGACCTCGAAGCGGTGATTCCGCCGCGCAGCGGCCGCCGCCACGTGCTGCACCTGCTGCATGCGATGGAGCGGCGCGCTGGCAAGGCCGAGGCCGCGCCCGCGCAAAAGGGCATGACGCGCCTGGCCGACCTGCTGAAATCGGCGGCCATGCTGATGCCGCGCCGCTCCACCGTGTTCGTGGTGTCCGACTTCCTGAGCGAGCCCGGCTGGGAACGCCCGCTCGGCCAGCTGGTGCAGCGGCATGAAGTCATTGCCGTGCGCCTGTTCGACCCGCTCGAACTCGAGCTGCCCGACCTCGGCCTGGTGCCGCTGCGCGACGCGGAAACCGGCGAGCAGCTCTGGGTCGACACGCACGACGCCGGCTTTCGCAAGCGCTTTGCACGCCTGGCGGCCGAGCGCGAGGCCACGCTGCGCGCTGCGCTCGCGAAAGCGGGTGTCGACGCACTCGAGCTTTCGACCAGCGACGACCTGGTGGAAGCCATCGTTCGTTTCGCCGACCTGCGCAAGCGCCGCATGCGCATCGGCCCGGGCAGCATGAAGGCGGTGGCAGCATGA
- the paaC gene encoding 1,2-phenylacetyl-CoA epoxidase subunit PaaC: protein MQASIELNRTPAVQYLLRIGDTCLVLAQRLGEWCGHAPVLEEDIAMANIALDLVGQARALLTHAGKLEGAGHEHDEDQLAYLRDERDYFNLTMVELPRGDFAFAVVRNTMVATLLKLLWQRLAASCDAEVAAIAGKAVKEARYHQQHSGDWVVRLGDGTDESRRRTEKALRQLWLYMPELFESDAVDAQASASGLGPAWSELREPWLAEMQQVLDAAGLAMPQETPFRSTGKQGVHSEHMGYILAEMQYLQRSYPGGVW, encoded by the coding sequence ATGCAAGCATCGATCGAACTGAACCGCACGCCTGCCGTGCAATACCTGCTGCGCATCGGCGACACCTGCCTCGTTCTGGCGCAGCGCCTCGGCGAATGGTGCGGCCATGCGCCCGTGCTGGAAGAAGACATCGCGATGGCCAACATCGCGCTCGACCTCGTGGGCCAGGCGCGCGCACTGCTCACGCACGCCGGCAAGCTCGAAGGCGCCGGCCATGAGCACGACGAAGACCAGCTCGCCTACCTGCGCGACGAACGCGACTACTTCAACCTCACGATGGTCGAGCTGCCGCGCGGCGACTTCGCCTTTGCGGTGGTGCGCAACACGATGGTCGCCACGCTGCTCAAGCTGCTGTGGCAGCGCCTCGCCGCATCGTGCGATGCCGAAGTGGCCGCCATCGCCGGCAAGGCCGTGAAGGAAGCGCGCTACCACCAGCAGCATTCGGGCGACTGGGTCGTGCGGCTCGGCGACGGCACCGATGAATCTCGCCGCCGCACGGAAAAGGCGCTGAGGCAGCTCTGGCTCTACATGCCCGAGCTGTTCGAGAGCGATGCGGTCGATGCGCAAGCCAGCGCGAGCGGCCTCGGCCCCGCATGGAGCGAGCTGCGCGAACCGTGGCTTGCCGAGATGCAGCAGGTGCTCGACGCCGCCGGGCTCGCAATGCCGCAGGAGACTCCCTTCCGCAGCACCGGCAAGCAGGGCGTGCACAGCGAGCACATGGGCTACATCCTGGCCGAAAT
- a CDS encoding phenylacetic acid degradation protein PaaY: MPSYAIDGVIPVVDPTAYVHPSAVLIGDVIVGPGCYVGPCASLRGDFGRIVLQEGSNVQDHCCIHGFPDQDTVVEVNGHIGHGAILHSCIVRRDALVGMNAVVMDEAEIGEQAIVAACAFVPAGMKVPARSLVAGIPAKVKKMLSEEEIAWKLEGTQTYQALTVRSLASLREVAPLQQMEPGRPRLPASEVRSLIATRRG; encoded by the coding sequence ATGCCCAGCTACGCCATCGACGGCGTGATTCCCGTCGTCGACCCGACGGCCTACGTGCACCCCAGCGCCGTGCTGATAGGCGACGTGATCGTCGGCCCCGGCTGCTACGTCGGCCCCTGCGCCAGCCTGCGCGGCGATTTCGGCCGCATCGTGCTGCAGGAAGGCTCCAACGTGCAGGACCATTGCTGCATCCACGGCTTTCCCGACCAGGACACGGTGGTCGAGGTCAACGGCCACATCGGCCACGGCGCGATCCTGCACAGCTGCATCGTGCGGCGCGATGCGCTGGTGGGCATGAATGCGGTGGTGATGGACGAGGCCGAGATCGGCGAGCAGGCCATCGTGGCGGCCTGCGCCTTCGTGCCGGCCGGCATGAAGGTGCCGGCGCGCTCGCTGGTGGCGGGCATTCCGGCCAAGGTGAAGAAGATGCTGAGCGAGGAAGAAATCGCCTGGAAGCTCGAAGGCACGCAGACCTACCAGGCGCTCACCGTGCGCAGCCTGGCCAGCCTGCGCGAGGTCGCGCCGCTGCAGCAGATGGAGCCTGGCCGCCCGCGGCTGCCTGCTTCCGAGGTGCGTTCGCTGATCGCGACGAGGCGCGGCTAG
- the paaK gene encoding phenylacetate--CoA ligase PaaK, producing the protein MTARHPAPGELEPIETASRDEITALQVQRLRATLQRAYDNVPHYRRAFDAKGVHPGDLKSLADLSKFPFTVKTDLRDNYPFGMFAVPRAQVARIHASSGTTGKPTVVGYTLKDIDTWAGLVARSIRAAGGRAGDMVHVSYGYGLFTGGLGAHYGAERAGCTVIPMSGGQTEKQVQLIQDFKPDIIMVTPSYMQVIIEQFERMGLDAKDSSLRIGIFGAEPWTEAMRRDIEAKAGLDAVDIYGLSEVMGPGVASECVESKDGPVIWEDHFYPEIIDPDTGELKADGEEGELVFTSLSKEAMPIVRYRTRDLTRLLPPTARSFRRMGKIVGRSDDMMIIRGVNVFPTQVEEIVLAHSALTGLYQVRVSREGLLDQVEVHCELTPHEAAAADRNAISDWVQQRVKTLIGISTRVVVHGPDEMERTQTGKARRVIDTRPR; encoded by the coding sequence ATGACAGCCAGACACCCTGCCCCCGGCGAGCTCGAGCCCATCGAAACCGCGAGCCGCGACGAGATCACCGCGCTGCAGGTCCAGCGCCTGCGCGCCACGCTGCAACGGGCCTACGACAACGTGCCGCACTACCGCCGCGCCTTCGATGCCAAGGGCGTGCACCCCGGCGACCTGAAGTCGCTGGCCGACCTGTCGAAGTTTCCGTTCACGGTGAAGACCGACCTGCGCGACAACTACCCCTTCGGCATGTTCGCCGTGCCGCGTGCGCAGGTGGCGCGCATCCATGCCTCGTCGGGGACCACCGGCAAGCCGACCGTGGTCGGCTACACGCTCAAGGACATCGACACCTGGGCCGGCCTGGTCGCGCGATCGATCCGCGCAGCGGGTGGCCGCGCCGGCGACATGGTCCACGTGTCGTACGGCTACGGCCTGTTCACCGGCGGCCTCGGCGCGCACTACGGCGCCGAGCGCGCGGGCTGCACCGTCATCCCGATGTCGGGCGGCCAGACCGAGAAGCAGGTGCAGCTGATCCAGGACTTCAAGCCCGACATCATCATGGTCACGCCCAGCTACATGCAGGTGATCATCGAGCAGTTCGAGCGAATGGGCCTCGATGCAAAGGACAGCTCGCTCAGGATCGGCATCTTCGGCGCCGAGCCGTGGACCGAGGCCATGCGCCGCGACATCGAAGCCAAGGCCGGCCTCGATGCGGTCGACATCTACGGCCTCTCCGAAGTGATGGGCCCGGGCGTGGCCAGCGAATGCGTCGAGAGCAAGGACGGCCCCGTCATCTGGGAAGACCACTTCTACCCCGAGATCATCGACCCCGACACCGGTGAGCTCAAGGCCGATGGCGAGGAAGGCGAGCTGGTCTTCACCTCGCTCAGCAAGGAGGCCATGCCGATCGTGCGCTACCGCACGCGCGACCTCACGCGCCTGTTGCCGCCCACCGCGCGTTCGTTCCGCCGCATGGGCAAGATCGTCGGGCGCAGCGACGACATGATGATCATCCGCGGCGTCAACGTCTTTCCCACGCAGGTGGAAGAGATCGTGCTCGCGCACAGCGCGCTCACCGGCCTGTACCAGGTGCGCGTGAGCCGCGAAGGCCTGCTCGACCAGGTCGAGGTGCACTGCGAACTCACACCGCACGAGGCCGCCGCGGCCGACCGCAACGCCATCTCCGACTGGGTGCAGCAACGCGTGAAGACGCTCATCGGCATCTCCACCCGCGTGGTCGTGCACGGCCCCGACGAAATGGAACGCACGCAGACCGGCAAGGCCCGCCGCGTGATCGACACGCGCCCGCGCTGA
- a CDS encoding VWA domain-containing protein → MTFLWPQFLWLLAALPLLVLLYIWLIRRKKKLAVRYASLSIVREAMGAGQSVRRHIPPFLFLLAMAAMLVAAARPMAVVMLPSNQQTIILAMDVSGSMRAADVLPNRLVAAQEAAKSFIKDLPRHVKVGIVAFAGSAQVAQLPTTNHDDLIAAIDSFQLQRATATGNAIVVSLATLFPDAGIDVSQFSAPSRQRGTPIDQAEKQAKEFTPVAPGSYTSAAIIMLTDGQRTTGVDPLDAAKAAADRGVRIYTVGVGTVDGETIGFEGWSMRVRLDEETLKAVANKTQAEYFYAGTAADLKKVYETLSSRLTVEKKETEISALFALGAAILTLLSAGLSLLWFNRIL, encoded by the coding sequence ATGACATTTCTCTGGCCTCAATTCCTCTGGTTGCTGGCGGCCTTGCCGCTGCTGGTGTTGCTCTACATCTGGCTGATCCGCCGCAAGAAGAAGCTCGCGGTGCGCTATGCGAGCCTGTCGATCGTGCGCGAGGCCATGGGCGCCGGCCAGAGCGTGCGCCGGCACATTCCGCCCTTCCTGTTCCTGCTGGCCATGGCCGCCATGCTGGTGGCCGCCGCGCGGCCGATGGCGGTGGTGATGCTGCCGTCCAATCAGCAGACCATCATCCTGGCGATGGACGTGTCGGGCAGCATGCGCGCGGCCGACGTGCTGCCCAACCGGCTGGTCGCGGCGCAGGAAGCGGCCAAGAGCTTCATCAAGGACCTGCCGCGCCACGTCAAGGTGGGCATCGTGGCCTTCGCGGGCAGCGCGCAGGTGGCGCAGCTGCCCACCACCAACCACGACGACCTGATCGCCGCGATCGACAGCTTCCAGCTGCAGCGCGCCACCGCCACGGGCAACGCGATCGTGGTGTCGCTCGCCACCCTGTTCCCCGACGCGGGCATCGACGTCTCCCAGTTCAGCGCGCCCAGCCGCCAGCGCGGCACGCCGATCGACCAGGCGGAAAAGCAGGCCAAGGAGTTCACCCCGGTGGCGCCGGGCTCCTACACCTCCGCCGCCATCATCATGCTGACCGATGGGCAGCGCACCACGGGCGTCGATCCGCTCGATGCCGCCAAGGCCGCGGCGGATCGCGGCGTGCGCATCTACACGGTGGGCGTGGGCACGGTCGACGGCGAGACCATCGGCTTCGAAGGCTGGTCGATGCGCGTGCGCCTCGACGAGGAAACGCTCAAGGCCGTGGCCAACAAGACCCAGGCCGAATACTTCTACGCCGGAACCGCCGCCGACCTGAAGAAGGTCTACGAAACGCTGAGCTCGCGGCTCACGGTCGAGAAGAAGGAAACCGAGATCTCGGCGCTCTTTGCACTCGGCGCGGCCATCCTCACGCTGCTGTCGGCGGGGCTGTCGCTGCTCTGGTTCAACCGGATTCTTTGA
- a CDS encoding MoxR family ATPase, whose product MSTENPFSTSPATAELMEQILYEVKRVVVGQDRFLERVMVAMLAGGHLLVEGVPGLAKTLTVKTLADTVRGQFKRIQFTPDLVPADLVGTRIYNQKTGEFSTSLGPVFANLLLADEINRAPAKVQSALLEVMQERQVTIAGETHKVPRPFLVMATQNPIETEGTYPLPEAQVDRFMMKVLVDYPSDEEEFVIVQRVIGSLVEVNPVATTEQLATLQAEARRVYVDPSLIQYAVKLVSATRTPDKHGLKDMRRFITFGASPRASISLTEGARALALLRGRSYALPEDMTALVPDVLRHRVTLSYEGLSEGLTPDSLIEKIMRAVPAPPKPLEHEKLVA is encoded by the coding sequence ATGAGCACAGAGAACCCCTTTTCCACCTCTCCCGCCACGGCCGAGCTGATGGAGCAGATCCTCTACGAGGTCAAGCGCGTGGTGGTGGGCCAGGACCGCTTCCTGGAGCGCGTGATGGTGGCCATGCTTGCGGGCGGGCACCTGCTGGTCGAGGGCGTGCCGGGCCTTGCGAAGACGCTCACCGTCAAGACGCTGGCCGATACCGTGCGCGGCCAGTTCAAGCGCATCCAGTTCACGCCCGACCTGGTGCCGGCCGACCTGGTGGGCACGCGCATCTACAACCAGAAGACCGGCGAGTTCAGCACCTCGCTCGGCCCGGTGTTCGCCAACCTGCTGCTGGCCGACGAAATCAACCGTGCGCCGGCCAAGGTGCAGAGCGCACTGCTGGAAGTGATGCAGGAGCGCCAGGTCACCATTGCCGGCGAGACGCACAAGGTGCCGCGCCCCTTCCTGGTGATGGCCACGCAGAACCCGATCGAGACCGAAGGCACCTATCCGCTGCCCGAGGCGCAGGTCGACCGCTTCATGATGAAGGTGCTGGTCGACTACCCGAGCGACGAGGAAGAGTTCGTCATCGTCCAGCGCGTGATCGGCTCGCTGGTCGAGGTCAATCCGGTGGCAACCACCGAGCAGCTCGCCACCCTGCAGGCGGAGGCGCGGCGCGTGTACGTCGACCCTTCGCTCATCCAGTATGCGGTCAAGCTGGTGTCGGCCACGCGCACACCCGACAAGCACGGGCTGAAGGACATGCGCCGCTTCATCACCTTCGGCGCGAGCCCGCGCGCGAGCATCAGCCTGACCGAAGGCGCGCGCGCTCTCGCGCTGCTGCGCGGCCGCAGCTATGCCCTGCCCGAGGACATGACCGCGCTGGTGCCCGACGTGCTGCGCCATCGCGTGACGCTTTCCTACGAGGGCCTGTCCGAAGGCCTCACACCCGACAGCCTGATCGAGAAGATCATGAGGGCCGTTCCCGCTCCTCCCAAACCGCTCGAACATGAAAAGCTGGTGGCGTAA
- a CDS encoding enoyl-CoA hydratase-related protein gives MPEPLVLTSNAGAVRTLSLNRPAALNSFTTEMHGELMAALDLAADDPEVRCVVLTGAGRAFCAGQDLADPAVAPDLSPGAAPKDLGQVITTWYAPLVARLRSMPVPVVAAVNGVAAGAGANIALCCDLVVAARSASFIQAFAKIGLVPDTGGTWLLPRLVGSARALGMAMLGDKLPAEEAARIGLIWQCVDDAALPETAAALASKLAAMPTRALVATRQAMAAAQRMDLETALAEEARIQREMGNAGDYREGVEAFRAKRAPQFKDR, from the coding sequence ATGCCAGAACCTTTAGTTCTCACCAGCAATGCCGGTGCGGTTCGCACGCTGAGCCTCAACCGGCCCGCGGCGCTCAACAGCTTCACGACCGAAATGCACGGCGAACTGATGGCGGCGCTGGACCTCGCAGCCGACGACCCGGAGGTGCGCTGCGTGGTGCTCACGGGTGCGGGCCGCGCCTTCTGCGCTGGGCAGGACCTGGCCGATCCGGCGGTGGCCCCCGACCTTTCGCCCGGCGCCGCACCCAAGGACCTGGGCCAGGTCATCACCACCTGGTACGCCCCGCTCGTCGCGCGGCTGCGCTCGATGCCGGTGCCCGTGGTTGCCGCCGTCAATGGCGTGGCCGCCGGCGCGGGCGCCAACATCGCACTGTGCTGCGACCTCGTCGTGGCGGCGCGTTCGGCCAGCTTCATCCAGGCCTTCGCCAAGATCGGCCTGGTGCCTGACACCGGCGGCACCTGGCTGCTGCCGCGGCTCGTGGGCTCGGCACGCGCGCTGGGCATGGCGATGCTGGGCGACAAGCTGCCGGCCGAGGAAGCCGCGCGCATCGGACTGATCTGGCAGTGCGTGGACGACGCGGCGCTGCCCGAAACGGCCGCCGCGCTCGCCTCGAAGCTGGCCGCCATGCCCACCCGTGCCCTGGTCGCCACGCGCCAAGCCATGGCCGCAGCGCAGCGCATGGACCTGGAAACGGCACTGGCCGAAGAAGCACGCATCCAGCGAGAGATGGGCAATGCCGGCGATTACCGCGAAGGTGTCGAAGCCTTCCGCGCCAAGCGCGCGCCGCAATTCAAGGACCGCTAG
- a CDS encoding S1C family serine protease, translated as MRRPAFYSRSPRTLPQAADPAADEAAVPSPEGAAGNGAPPPPHAKAGWQPGRRSFAFLLVLCTALVAGGATWWPRQGKALTQKDIDSAVLRTLQTHTLPSPAAKAAEIVRPSVVRVVGYGPEKATPEAKIQKRGRNMAKGKPPEADAPPGEVERGVGTGVVIVDKGVILTNLHVVAGAETIKVTFSDGLEAVATITGVQPENDLAVLQAQKIPDDLIPAAMRSTADLQPGDQVAAVGFPFGIGPSVSAGVVSGLKRSFRSPEGKQELGNLIQFDAAANPGNSGGPLINMDGEVLGIVTAILNPTQQRTFIGIGFAVPIENAASAAGSPPF; from the coding sequence ATGCGCAGGCCCGCTTTCTACAGCCGTTCGCCCCGCACGCTGCCTCAAGCGGCCGATCCCGCGGCCGATGAGGCGGCCGTGCCGTCGCCCGAGGGCGCAGCGGGCAACGGCGCGCCACCCCCGCCGCACGCCAAGGCCGGCTGGCAGCCGGGCCGGCGCAGTTTCGCGTTCCTCCTCGTGCTGTGCACCGCGCTCGTTGCGGGTGGTGCCACGTGGTGGCCCCGGCAGGGCAAGGCGTTGACGCAGAAGGACATCGATTCGGCCGTGCTGCGCACGCTGCAGACCCACACACTCCCCTCGCCCGCCGCCAAGGCCGCCGAGATCGTGCGGCCCTCGGTGGTGCGGGTGGTCGGCTACGGCCCCGAGAAGGCCACGCCCGAGGCCAAGATCCAGAAGCGCGGCCGCAACATGGCCAAGGGCAAGCCGCCCGAAGCCGATGCGCCCCCGGGCGAGGTCGAGCGCGGCGTGGGCACCGGGGTGGTCATCGTCGACAAGGGCGTGATCCTCACCAACCTGCACGTGGTTGCCGGCGCCGAAACCATCAAGGTCACCTTCTCCGACGGGCTCGAGGCCGTGGCCACCATCACCGGCGTGCAGCCCGAGAACGACCTCGCGGTGCTGCAGGCCCAGAAGATCCCCGACGACCTGATTCCCGCCGCCATGCGCTCGACCGCAGACCTGCAGCCCGGCGACCAGGTGGCCGCGGTCGGTTTTCCGTTCGGCATCGGCCCCTCGGTGTCGGCCGGCGTGGTGTCGGGCCTGAAGCGCTCGTTCCGCTCGCCCGAGGGCAAGCAGGAACTGGGCAACCTGATCCAGTTCGACGCGGCCGCCAACCCCGGCAACTCGGGCGGCCCGCTGATCAACATGGACGGCGAGGTGCTCGGCATCGTCACCGCCATCCTCAATCCCACGCAGCAGCGCACCTTCATCGGCATCGGGTTTGCGGTGCCCATCGAGAACGCGGCCTCGGCCGCCGGTTCGCCGCCGTTCTAG
- the paaI gene encoding hydroxyphenylacetyl-CoA thioesterase PaaI, with protein sequence MADTTRTPQQTAEHVRDGMFANDNASKGLGMRIVEVGPGQATLEMRVRTDMLNGHAICHGGFMATLADSTFAFACNSYNELTVASGFSIDFIAPAREGDVLTARCFEVSKAGRTGVYDTEITNQRGERVAIFRGRSYTAKGRPAVAA encoded by the coding sequence ATGGCAGACACGACCCGCACCCCCCAGCAAACCGCCGAGCACGTCCGCGACGGCATGTTCGCGAACGACAACGCCAGCAAGGGCCTGGGCATGCGCATCGTCGAGGTCGGCCCCGGCCAGGCCACGCTCGAAATGCGCGTGCGCACCGACATGCTCAACGGCCACGCCATCTGCCACGGCGGCTTCATGGCCACGCTGGCCGATTCCACCTTTGCCTTCGCCTGCAACTCGTACAACGAGCTGACCGTGGCCTCGGGCTTTTCCATCGACTTCATTGCGCCGGCGCGCGAAGGCGATGTGCTCACCGCGCGCTGCTTCGAAGTGTCGAAGGCCGGCCGCACCGGCGTGTACGACACCGAAATCACCAACCAGCGCGGCGAGCGCGTCGCCATCTTCCGCGGCCGTTCATACACCGCCAAGGGCCGCCCCGCCGTTGCCGCCTGA
- the paaA gene encoding 1,2-phenylacetyl-CoA epoxidase subunit PaaA, whose amino-acid sequence MYTQAMDTMGKDAGDGKQKKAVRSAEEMRLEERFDAHIDAGDFIEAKDWMPEHYRKTLVRQISQHAHSEIVGMLPEGNWIGRAPTLKRKAILLAKVQDEGGHGLYLYAAAETLGTSRDQMFDALHSGRAKYSSIFNYPTLTWADMGTIGWLVDGAAIMNQVPICRCSYAPYARAMIRICREESFHQRQGYEALLTMMTHGTEAQKAMVQDAVNRWWWPSVMMFGPPDDQSPNSAQSMRWGIKRFSNDELRQKFIDATVEQARILGVTLPDPDLKWNEERQAHDFGAIDWSEFWRVIGGDGPCNRERLQARVDAWDDGAWVREAALAHANKQPMKEAA is encoded by the coding sequence ATGTACACCCAGGCCATGGACACCATGGGCAAGGACGCAGGCGACGGCAAGCAGAAGAAAGCCGTGCGCTCCGCCGAGGAAATGCGGCTCGAGGAGCGCTTCGACGCCCACATCGACGCCGGCGACTTCATCGAGGCGAAGGACTGGATGCCCGAGCACTACCGCAAGACGCTGGTGCGCCAGATCAGCCAGCATGCGCATTCGGAGATCGTCGGCATGCTGCCCGAAGGCAACTGGATCGGCCGCGCGCCCACGTTGAAGCGCAAGGCCATCCTGCTGGCCAAGGTGCAGGACGAAGGCGGCCACGGCCTCTACCTGTATGCCGCCGCCGAAACGCTGGGCACCTCGCGCGACCAGATGTTCGATGCGCTGCACAGCGGCCGCGCCAAGTACAGCTCGATCTTCAACTACCCGACGCTCACCTGGGCCGACATGGGCACCATCGGCTGGCTGGTGGACGGCGCGGCCATCATGAACCAGGTGCCGATCTGCCGCTGCTCGTATGCGCCCTACGCGCGCGCCATGATCCGCATCTGCCGCGAGGAGAGCTTCCACCAGCGCCAGGGCTACGAGGCACTGCTGACCATGATGACCCACGGCACCGAGGCGCAGAAGGCGATGGTGCAGGACGCGGTCAACCGCTGGTGGTGGCCCTCGGTCATGATGTTCGGCCCGCCGGACGACCAATCCCCCAACAGCGCGCAATCGATGCGCTGGGGCATCAAGCGCTTCAGCAACGACGAGCTGCGCCAGAAGTTCATCGACGCCACGGTCGAGCAGGCGCGCATCCTCGGCGTGACCCTGCCCGATCCCGACCTGAAGTGGAACGAGGAGCGCCAGGCGCACGACTTCGGCGCCATCGACTGGAGCGAGTTCTGGCGCGTGATCGGCGGCGACGGCCCCTGCAACCGCGAGCGGCTGCAGGCCCGCGTCGACGCCTGGGATGACGGCGCATGGGTGCGCGAAGCCGCGCTGGCCCACGCCAACAAACAACCTATGAAGGAGGCGGCATGA
- the paaB gene encoding 1,2-phenylacetyl-CoA epoxidase subunit PaaB, with protein sequence MTVEQKQEWPLWEVFVRSKAGLDHKHCGSLHAADPKMAIQMARDVYTRRQEGSSIWVVRSDQIVASDPGDKDMFFDPAEDKVYRHPTFYKLPKSVDHM encoded by the coding sequence ATGACCGTCGAACAGAAGCAAGAGTGGCCCCTGTGGGAAGTGTTCGTGCGCAGCAAGGCCGGCCTCGACCACAAGCACTGCGGCAGCCTGCACGCCGCCGACCCGAAGATGGCGATCCAGATGGCGCGCGACGTCTACACGCGCCGCCAGGAAGGCAGCAGCATCTGGGTGGTGCGCTCGGACCAGATCGTGGCCAGCGACCCGGGGGACAAGGACATGTTCTTCGATCCCGCGGAAGACAAGGTGTACCGGCATCCCACCTTCTACAAGTTGCCCAAGTCCGTGGACCACATGTGA